One part of the Pandoraea faecigallinarum genome encodes these proteins:
- the kdpC gene encoding potassium-transporting ATPase subunit KdpC → MKTLLRPMLSLFVVLSVITGLVYPMVVTGIGRAAFPREAAGSLVYKDGKAVGSSLIGQNFDEPKYFWGRLSATSPNPNDASASGGSNFGPLNPALTDAVKARIAALRDADPDAQLPVPADLVTASGSGLDPEISPAAAEYQIARVARARGVSPDAVRALVARSTQGRQWGIFGEPRVNVLTLNLGLDELPRGAV, encoded by the coding sequence ATGAAAACCCTTTTGCGCCCGATGCTGAGCCTGTTCGTCGTGCTCTCGGTCATCACCGGGCTGGTGTATCCGATGGTCGTGACGGGCATCGGCCGCGCGGCATTCCCGCGCGAAGCGGCAGGCAGCCTCGTCTACAAGGATGGCAAGGCCGTCGGATCGTCGCTGATCGGTCAGAACTTCGACGAACCCAAGTACTTCTGGGGCCGGCTGTCGGCCACGTCGCCGAACCCGAACGACGCTTCGGCGTCGGGCGGTTCGAACTTCGGTCCGCTCAACCCGGCGTTGACGGACGCCGTCAAGGCGCGCATCGCCGCGCTGCGCGACGCGGACCCCGATGCGCAGCTGCCGGTGCCCGCCGATCTGGTAACAGCCTCCGGCAGTGGCCTCGATCCCGAAATCAGTCCGGCAGCGGCCGAGTATCAGATCGCGCGTGTGGCCAGGGCGCGGGGGGTGTCGCCCGATGCGGTGCGTGCGCTTGTCGCGCGCAGCACGCAAGGCCGCCAATGGGGAATTTTCGGAGAACCCCGGGTGAATGTTCTGACGCTCAACCTGGGGTTGGATGAGCTGCCGCGTGGCGCCGTCTGA
- the kdpB gene encoding potassium-transporting ATPase subunit KdpB yields MNQTSGNIVARQLGEGHASATKSMFDPAIVKPAITDAFRKLHPLTQARNPVMFVVYVGSLLTTVLLGMAVAGHAEASAPFILAITLWLWFTVLFANFAEALAEGRSKAQAASLRRAKKNVPAKQLRSASRDAQCLVIDSASLRRGDFVLVEAGDVIPADGEVVEGVASVDESAITGESAPVIRESGGDFSAVTGGTRVLSDWIVMKVSVNPGEAFLDRMIAMVEGAKRQKTPNEIALTILLVALTLVLLLATATLLPYSIYSVFVTHAGNPVTITVLVALLICLIPTTIGGLLSAIGVAGMSRMMQSNVIATSGRAVEAAGDVDVLLLDKTGTITLGNRQASQFVPAPGVDERTLADAAQLASLADETPEGRSIAVLAKQRFNLREREMSGLNALFIPFTAQTRMSGVDLAGKQIRKGAAEAVKRYVQATGGLWPAALATAVDDIARRGSTPLVVAEQDADGARALGVIELKDVVKGGIKERFAELRQMGITTLMVTGDNRLTAAAIAAEAGVDDFLAEATPEEKLATIRKFQAEGKLVAMTGDGTNDAPALAQADVAVAMNSGTQAAKEAGNMVDLDSNPTKLIEIVEIGKQMLMTRGSLTTFSIANDVAKYFAIIPAAFATTYPQLDALNVMRLASPSSAILSAVIFNALIIVVLIPLALKGVKYRPLGAATLLRRNLFVYGLGGILVPFVGIKIIDMLIAALGWA; encoded by the coding sequence ATGAATCAAACCTCAGGAAATATCGTCGCCCGGCAGTTGGGCGAGGGGCATGCATCGGCGACGAAGTCGATGTTCGACCCGGCCATCGTGAAACCGGCCATCACGGACGCGTTCCGTAAGCTGCACCCGCTCACCCAGGCCAGAAACCCGGTGATGTTCGTGGTGTACGTCGGCAGTCTGCTCACGACCGTGCTGCTCGGCATGGCCGTGGCAGGCCACGCCGAGGCGAGCGCGCCCTTCATTCTCGCGATCACGCTATGGCTGTGGTTCACGGTGCTGTTTGCGAATTTCGCCGAAGCGCTGGCCGAGGGACGCAGCAAGGCGCAGGCCGCGTCGCTGCGTCGGGCGAAAAAGAACGTGCCGGCCAAGCAGTTGCGCTCGGCGAGTCGTGACGCACAGTGTCTGGTGATCGACAGTGCCAGTCTGCGTCGCGGCGACTTCGTGCTGGTCGAGGCAGGCGACGTCATTCCGGCCGACGGCGAAGTCGTCGAAGGGGTGGCGTCCGTCGACGAGTCGGCGATCACGGGCGAATCCGCGCCGGTGATCCGCGAGTCGGGCGGTGACTTTTCGGCCGTGACCGGCGGCACGCGCGTGCTCTCCGACTGGATTGTCATGAAGGTGAGCGTCAATCCGGGCGAGGCATTTCTCGATCGCATGATCGCGATGGTCGAAGGCGCGAAGCGTCAGAAGACGCCGAACGAAATCGCCCTCACGATTCTGCTCGTCGCCCTCACGCTCGTGCTGCTTCTCGCGACCGCGACGCTGCTGCCGTACTCGATCTACAGCGTATTCGTCACGCATGCCGGCAATCCGGTCACGATCACGGTGCTCGTTGCGCTGCTGATCTGTCTGATTCCGACGACCATCGGCGGACTGCTCTCGGCCATCGGTGTGGCGGGCATGAGCCGCATGATGCAATCGAACGTGATTGCCACGTCGGGCCGTGCGGTCGAAGCGGCCGGAGACGTGGATGTGCTGCTGCTCGACAAGACCGGCACGATCACGCTGGGCAATCGTCAGGCGTCGCAATTCGTGCCAGCGCCGGGTGTGGACGAGCGCACGCTGGCCGATGCCGCGCAGCTCGCCTCGCTCGCCGACGAAACACCGGAGGGCCGCAGCATCGCCGTGCTCGCCAAGCAGCGCTTCAATTTGCGCGAGCGCGAAATGAGCGGACTGAACGCGCTGTTCATTCCGTTCACGGCGCAAACGCGCATGAGCGGCGTGGACCTCGCCGGCAAGCAAATCCGCAAGGGCGCGGCCGAAGCCGTGAAGCGGTACGTGCAAGCCACAGGCGGCCTGTGGCCGGCGGCGCTCGCCACGGCGGTGGACGACATCGCGCGCCGCGGCAGCACGCCGCTGGTCGTGGCCGAGCAGGATGCCGACGGCGCCCGCGCGCTGGGCGTGATCGAACTCAAGGACGTGGTCAAGGGCGGTATCAAGGAGCGCTTCGCGGAACTGCGTCAGATGGGGATCACCACGCTGATGGTCACGGGTGATAACCGTCTGACGGCAGCGGCCATCGCGGCGGAAGCGGGCGTGGACGATTTCCTCGCCGAAGCCACACCGGAAGAAAAGCTCGCCACGATCCGCAAGTTCCAGGCCGAAGGCAAGCTGGTGGCAATGACCGGCGACGGCACGAACGACGCGCCGGCGCTCGCGCAGGCGGACGTGGCCGTGGCGATGAATTCGGGCACGCAGGCCGCGAAGGAAGCGGGCAACATGGTCGATCTGGATTCGAATCCGACCAAGTTGATCGAGATCGTGGAGATCGGCAAGCAGATGCTCATGACCCGCGGCAGCCTCACGACGTTCTCGATTGCGAACGACGTGGCGAAGTACTTCGCGATCATTCCGGCCGCCTTCGCGACGACGTACCCGCAACTCGATGCGCTCAACGTGATGCGTCTTGCCAGTCCGTCGTCGGCGATTCTGTCGGCGGTGATCTTCAACGCGCTGATCATCGTCGTGCTGATTCCGCTGGCGCTCAAGGGCGTGAAGTATCGCCCGCTCGGCGCCGCGACGCTGTTGCGCCGCAATCTCTTCGTCTACGGTCTGGGCGGGATTCTGGTGCCGTTCGTGGGCATCAAGATCATCGACATGCTGATCGCCGCGCTGGGCTGGGCCTGA
- the kdpA gene encoding potassium-transporting ATPase subunit KdpA — protein sequence MTLNAWIQLGVFLAVLLVLARPLGRFMADVLAGESRVNRWLAPLERGLYRLCGIRAEQEMHWRGYAIALIGFNAVGAFFVYALQRWQVWLPLNPQAFGNVTPDSSMNTAVSFVANTNWQGYAGESTMSYLTQMLGLAVQNFLSAATGIAVVIALIRGFARHTAQTIGNFWVDMTRITLYVLVPLSVVFAAGLMSQGVIQNFDAYQDVTTLQVTHYDNPVPGADGQPKLDAAGKPVTVPAQTRTQTLPMGPVASQEAIKMLGTNGGGFFNANSAHPFENPTPLSNFLEILAIFLIPAALCHTFGRMVGDRRQGLAILAAMTIAFSLASVATVSAEQAGNPALTTLGVDQQASAAQPGGNMEGKETRFGIVASGIFATVTTAASCGAVNAMHDSLTPLGGLVPMLLMQLGEVVFGGVGSGLYGMLVFAMLAVFVAGLMIGRTPEYLGKKIEAYEMKMVAVAVLMTPLLVLLGTALAVLVPAGQAGVANPATHGFSEILYAYSSAANNNGSAFAGLSANTPFYNTTLGIAMWFGRFWVIVPVLAIAGALARKKRIAATSGTLPTHGPLFVVLLLGTVLLVGALTYVPALALGPVAEHLAMIGAH from the coding sequence ATGACCCTCAATGCCTGGATCCAGCTCGGCGTGTTTCTCGCCGTGCTGCTGGTGCTGGCACGCCCGCTCGGTCGTTTCATGGCCGATGTGCTTGCCGGTGAATCGCGCGTGAACCGCTGGTTGGCGCCGCTCGAACGCGGTCTGTATCGCCTGTGCGGCATCCGTGCCGAACAGGAAATGCACTGGCGCGGCTATGCCATCGCGCTGATCGGTTTCAACGCCGTGGGCGCATTCTTCGTCTATGCGCTGCAACGCTGGCAGGTCTGGCTGCCGTTGAACCCACAGGCGTTTGGCAACGTCACGCCCGACTCCTCGATGAACACGGCGGTGAGCTTCGTGGCCAACACGAACTGGCAGGGCTACGCCGGTGAATCGACCATGAGCTATCTGACCCAGATGCTCGGTCTGGCGGTGCAGAACTTCCTGTCGGCAGCGACGGGGATCGCCGTCGTGATCGCCTTGATTCGCGGCTTTGCACGCCACACGGCGCAGACCATCGGCAATTTCTGGGTCGACATGACCCGCATCACGCTCTACGTTCTGGTGCCGCTCTCGGTCGTTTTCGCCGCGGGCCTCATGAGTCAGGGGGTGATTCAGAACTTCGACGCCTACCAGGATGTGACAACGCTTCAGGTCACGCATTACGACAACCCGGTGCCTGGCGCAGACGGTCAGCCGAAGCTGGATGCGGCGGGCAAGCCGGTGACGGTGCCCGCGCAGACGCGCACGCAAACACTGCCGATGGGCCCGGTGGCGTCGCAAGAAGCGATCAAGATGCTCGGTACCAATGGTGGCGGCTTCTTCAACGCGAACTCGGCGCATCCGTTCGAAAATCCGACACCGCTGTCGAACTTCCTCGAAATCCTCGCCATCTTCCTGATTCCGGCGGCGCTGTGCCATACGTTCGGGCGCATGGTCGGCGACCGTCGTCAAGGGTTGGCGATTCTGGCTGCCATGACGATTGCGTTCTCGCTGGCGAGCGTCGCCACGGTATCCGCCGAACAGGCGGGCAATCCGGCATTGACGACGCTCGGCGTCGATCAGCAGGCGAGCGCCGCGCAGCCGGGCGGCAACATGGAAGGCAAGGAAACACGCTTCGGCATTGTCGCGTCGGGCATCTTTGCGACGGTGACCACGGCCGCGTCGTGCGGCGCGGTGAATGCGATGCACGACTCGCTCACGCCGTTGGGCGGTCTGGTGCCGATGCTGCTGATGCAACTGGGCGAAGTGGTCTTCGGCGGCGTGGGCTCCGGTCTCTACGGAATGCTTGTGTTCGCCATGCTTGCCGTGTTCGTCGCTGGCCTGATGATCGGCCGCACGCCGGAGTATCTGGGCAAGAAGATTGAAGCTTACGAGATGAAGATGGTCGCCGTGGCCGTCTTGATGACGCCATTACTCGTGCTGCTCGGCACTGCGCTCGCGGTGCTGGTGCCCGCCGGACAAGCCGGTGTGGCGAACCCGGCGACACATGGCTTCTCGGAAATTCTCTACGCGTACAGTTCCGCGGCGAACAACAACGGCAGCGCCTTCGCCGGACTGTCGGCCAACACGCCGTTCTACAACACCACGCTGGGTATCGCGATGTGGTTCGGCCGCTTCTGGGTGATCGTGCCGGTGCTGGCGATTGCCGGCGCACTGGCGCGCAAGAAGCGCATTGCCGCCACGTCGGGCACATTGCCCACGCACGGTCCGCTGTTTGTTGTGCTGCTGCTCGGCACGGTACTGCTGGTAGGTGCGCTCACCTACGTGCCGGCGCTTGCACTCGGACCGGTCGCCGAACATCTGGCGATGATCGGCGCGCATTGA
- the kdpF gene encoding K(+)-transporting ATPase subunit F — protein sequence MTAMYWLSGGLTLALLAYLVYALFKPEDLA from the coding sequence ATGACAGCCATGTATTGGCTGAGCGGCGGACTCACGCTTGCGCTGCTCGCTTATCTCGTCTACGCGCTGTTCAAGCCGGAGGACCTCGCATGA
- a CDS encoding amino acid ABC transporter substrate-binding protein produces MNGFKKVNWKIAAGRVALGVSLWFAAQAGVSTALAAPAKGDAVVALPSANGELTGTLKKIRDTGLITLGYREAAIPFAYVNDKGKPVGYTMDLCYAVVDAVKSALNMPNLRVREMSITPQNRIPLVKNGTVDLDCAPNTITPERAEQVGFSNPYYVSEVRLLVNKKDNIRGLEDLKGQNVVASAGSTGERLARLQAEKVGFRVIPARDHGESMITLETGRAKAFALDDVLLAGFRANARDPESFAIVGAPLETELNALMLRRDDPQFKRFVDTTLAHVYTSGEIRRIQRKWFQQPIPPRNVNLNLEPSKEVLEVWHKGSTVNE; encoded by the coding sequence GTGAACGGTTTCAAGAAAGTCAACTGGAAAATCGCTGCCGGGCGCGTCGCGCTCGGCGTGTCCCTATGGTTCGCCGCGCAGGCGGGCGTCTCGACGGCCCTGGCCGCCCCAGCCAAGGGGGACGCCGTCGTCGCGCTGCCGAGCGCGAACGGCGAACTGACCGGCACCCTCAAGAAGATTCGCGACACGGGGCTCATCACGCTCGGCTATCGCGAAGCGGCCATCCCGTTCGCGTATGTGAACGACAAGGGCAAGCCGGTCGGCTACACGATGGACCTTTGCTACGCCGTGGTCGACGCCGTGAAGAGCGCGCTGAACATGCCGAACCTGCGGGTGCGCGAAATGTCGATCACGCCGCAAAACCGCATTCCGCTGGTGAAGAACGGCACGGTCGATCTCGACTGCGCCCCGAACACGATCACACCGGAACGCGCCGAGCAGGTCGGCTTCAGCAATCCGTACTACGTCTCGGAAGTGCGCCTTCTGGTCAACAAGAAGGACAACATCCGGGGGTTGGAGGATTTGAAGGGGCAGAACGTGGTCGCGTCGGCTGGATCGACCGGTGAGCGGCTGGCGCGCCTGCAAGCCGAGAAGGTCGGTTTTCGCGTGATTCCGGCACGCGACCACGGCGAATCGATGATTACGCTGGAGACGGGCCGCGCGAAGGCGTTTGCGCTGGACGACGTGCTGCTTGCCGGCTTCCGTGCCAACGCTCGCGATCCGGAGTCGTTCGCCATCGTCGGCGCGCCTTTGGAGACGGAACTCAACGCGCTGATGCTGCGCCGCGACGACCCGCAGTTCAAGCGCTTCGTGGACACGACGCTCGCTCACGTCTACACCTCCGGCGAGATCCGCCGTATCCAGCGCAAGTGGTTCCAGCAACCGATTCCGCCGCGCAACGTCAACCTGAACCTCGAACCCAGCAAGGAAGTGCTCGAAGTGTGGCACAAAGGGTCCACGGTGAACGAATGA
- a CDS encoding amino acid ABC transporter substrate-binding protein: MSLPPVSLPASSSTSSLTPSSTSLHAPLRGPVARWLRVVGVSLIAVASCTAIAGGPPMAGMPRLGPVFPPVPAAVSMPRDGAAHSPLPFEDTPTTARIRERGRILLGYRQTAVPFSYVDAHDQPMGLAWALCQRIVPALQKAMGMSELRSTPVRVIEQMRGPLVRGDAIDIDCAPSTVTAEREQQVAFSLPYYAANVRLMVRRGAGIEGIDDMRGLRLAVVQGTTAERLVRAQHAGTGFQLLMARDYDDAFRMLRERRAQALALDDVLLEGLRATSRTPHAYRIVGKPLADVPETYALVLPKDDPAFKALVDAALAEMFRSGEMAQLQRESFHAGVPPHGHSLALAPSADVLALWEKGAAYGAEQEASAKSVPQATSPAGF, translated from the coding sequence ATGTCCCTACCGCCGGTGTCCCTGCCCGCTTCGTCATCCACGTCATCGCTCACGCCGTCATCTACCTCGCTGCACGCCCCGTTGCGGGGACCTGTCGCGCGGTGGCTTCGCGTTGTCGGTGTCTCGCTGATCGCCGTGGCATCGTGTACGGCCATCGCTGGCGGGCCGCCGATGGCGGGCATGCCGCGTCTGGGACCGGTGTTTCCGCCCGTGCCAGCGGCTGTGTCGATGCCGCGCGATGGCGCCGCGCACTCGCCCCTGCCGTTTGAGGACACCCCCACAACGGCACGCATTCGCGAGCGCGGCCGCATTCTTCTCGGCTATCGTCAGACGGCCGTCCCGTTTTCCTATGTCGATGCACACGACCAGCCGATGGGATTGGCGTGGGCGTTGTGTCAGCGCATCGTCCCGGCATTGCAAAAGGCCATGGGGATGTCCGAACTGCGCAGCACGCCGGTGCGAGTGATCGAACAGATGCGGGGGCCGCTCGTCAGGGGAGATGCGATCGATATCGACTGCGCCCCATCGACGGTCACTGCCGAGCGCGAGCAGCAGGTGGCGTTCAGCCTGCCGTATTACGCAGCCAACGTTCGTCTGATGGTCCGTCGCGGCGCGGGCATCGAAGGGATCGACGATATGCGCGGGCTGCGGCTCGCCGTCGTTCAGGGAACGACCGCCGAGCGGCTCGTGCGAGCGCAGCATGCCGGCACGGGCTTCCAGTTGCTAATGGCCCGGGACTACGACGACGCGTTTCGCATGCTGCGCGAGCGACGGGCACAGGCACTCGCCCTCGACGACGTCTTGCTCGAAGGCTTGCGCGCCACGAGCCGGACGCCGCACGCCTACCGGATCGTCGGCAAACCGCTCGCCGATGTCCCCGAGACCTACGCGCTGGTGCTGCCGAAAGACGATCCGGCCTTCAAGGCCCTGGTCGACGCGGCGCTCGCCGAGATGTTTCGCAGCGGCGAAATGGCACAACTCCAGCGCGAATCGTTTCATGCGGGCGTACCGCCCCACGGGCATTCTCTCGCGCTCGCCCCGTCCGCCGACGTGCTGGCGTTATGGGAAAAGGGGGCGGCTTACGGCGCGGAGCAGGAAGCGTCGGCCAAAAGCGTGCCACAGGCCACGTCGCCCGCCGGTTTCTGA
- a CDS encoding AAA family ATPase — protein MTRLIFFCGHAGAGKTTLAKRLIRPLIARSGEAFCLLDKDTLYGAYSAAVMGALTGNPNDRDSPLYLETLREPEYAGLLETARENLRLGVNVLVVGPLSRELREGLLFDRAWLGIDDDVGVHVVWVDLDEAQAKARIVSRGNPNDAYKLEHWDEYRLRRFLPPAAAFPGLVRFDNTAPAPEDDEQLLQTLLAHTR, from the coding sequence ATGACACGTCTGATCTTTTTCTGCGGTCACGCGGGAGCGGGGAAGACGACGCTCGCGAAGCGTCTCATCCGTCCGTTGATCGCACGCAGCGGCGAGGCGTTCTGCCTGCTCGACAAGGACACGCTGTATGGCGCTTACAGCGCGGCGGTGATGGGCGCACTCACAGGCAACCCGAACGACCGCGACAGCCCGCTGTATCTGGAGACGTTGCGCGAGCCCGAGTACGCCGGGTTACTCGAAACGGCGCGTGAAAACCTGCGTTTGGGGGTGAATGTCCTCGTGGTCGGCCCGCTGTCACGCGAGTTGCGCGAAGGTCTTCTGTTCGACCGGGCGTGGCTCGGCATCGACGACGACGTGGGGGTGCATGTGGTGTGGGTGGATCTGGACGAGGCGCAGGCAAAGGCGCGCATCGTGAGCCGCGGCAATCCGAACGACGCTTACAAACTGGAGCATTGGGACGAGTATCGCTTGCGGCGCTTTCTGCCTCCCGCGGCCGCCTTCCCCGGGCTGGTGCGATTCGACAACACGGCCCCGGCTCCCGAGGACGACGAACAACTGTTGCAGACGTTGCTGGCACATACGCGCTGA
- a CDS encoding cupin domain-containing protein produces MTNSSHLSSCPSLITFAPDQAGEAVFDHPAQARRVSGNPQRVTRSFYTDALGEFDCGEWTCEPGAWRIAFGAHRQEFFSVIEGRIRISDLNGNASEFGPGDACVIPAGFEGVFEVVEPVRKHFVMFERH; encoded by the coding sequence ATGACGAATTCTTCTCACCTTTCTTCTTGCCCGTCGCTCATCACGTTCGCACCGGATCAGGCCGGTGAAGCTGTCTTCGACCACCCGGCGCAGGCCCGCCGGGTAAGCGGCAATCCGCAGCGTGTGACGCGTTCGTTCTACACCGATGCCCTCGGCGAATTCGACTGCGGCGAATGGACGTGCGAGCCGGGCGCCTGGCGCATTGCCTTTGGTGCGCATCGTCAGGAGTTTTTCTCAGTGATCGAAGGGCGCATCCGGATCAGCGATCTCAATGGCAATGCGTCGGAGTTCGGCCCGGGCGATGCGTGCGTCATTCCGGCCGGCTTCGAAGGGGTGTTCGAAGTCGTGGAGCCGGTGCGCAAGCACTTTGTGATGTTCGAGCGTCATTGA
- the trxA gene encoding thioredoxin gives MDTNLASFDTDVLAVSHQVPVLADFWAPWCGPCNALGPMLEKLEAEAQGRIRLVKINADENAQLCAEYGVRSLPTVVAFVDGEPVDQFVGALPEGQLRAFIERIVPNPAEMARKVARTALADGQPAVARDALQAALALDPAHDDVRLDLVDVLLGMGETEAARTELTLLSPRTAASGDARIAALTTRIEAAEQASHLPPAAELLDRVNADPGNLQARLDLANRYLADRAFEPALQTLLDIVQRDRSFGDDAGRKSMLAIFDALAESDPATVAAWRRKLSAALN, from the coding sequence ATCGATACCAATCTCGCCAGCTTCGACACCGACGTGCTGGCCGTCTCGCATCAGGTGCCCGTGCTGGCCGACTTCTGGGCCCCGTGGTGCGGCCCGTGCAATGCCCTCGGGCCGATGCTCGAAAAGCTGGAAGCCGAAGCTCAGGGACGCATCCGGCTCGTCAAGATCAATGCCGACGAAAACGCGCAGCTATGCGCCGAATATGGCGTGCGCAGCTTGCCTACGGTGGTGGCGTTCGTCGACGGCGAGCCCGTCGACCAATTCGTCGGCGCGCTGCCCGAAGGCCAGTTGCGCGCATTCATCGAGCGTATCGTGCCGAACCCGGCCGAGATGGCGCGCAAGGTCGCGCGCACCGCGTTGGCCGACGGGCAGCCGGCAGTGGCTCGCGACGCGCTGCAAGCGGCGCTCGCCCTCGATCCCGCACACGACGACGTGCGCCTCGATCTGGTCGACGTGCTGCTCGGGATGGGCGAGACCGAGGCGGCCCGCACGGAACTCACGCTGCTGTCGCCGCGCACGGCCGCGAGCGGCGACGCCCGCATAGCAGCACTCACCACGCGTATCGAAGCCGCGGAGCAGGCGAGCCACCTGCCGCCCGCGGCCGAATTGCTCGATCGTGTGAATGCCGATCCGGGCAACTTGCAGGCGCGTCTGGACCTCGCCAATCGCTATCTGGCCGATCGGGCTTTCGAACCGGCCTTGCAGACGTTGCTCGACATCGTGCAGCGCGACCGGTCGTTCGGCGACGACGCGGGCCGCAAGTCGATGCTGGCGATCTTCGATGCATTGGCCGAGAGCGACCCGGCGACCGTGGCGGCGTGGCGACGCAAACTGAGCGCGGCGCTCAACTGA